The following coding sequences are from one Venturia canescens isolate UGA chromosome 5, ASM1945775v1, whole genome shotgun sequence window:
- the LOC122410978 gene encoding ATP-dependent DNA helicase PIF7-like has product MAQGRFEMKRGSMTLQDGSRFAIAASSATSKAASSATLKFDSSVILKAAFSAVLKAASSAIQGAVTYERNLLLVPKKSHVTNSCQTQQTMHPHLNGNDAFSAIPPLTGLGALTNLTELECPVIAKVEKTCSGLRKCIPLAVTTLTESKRDEMREKKFVINRLNDGSKTATLPMAAEYHERLSEIAKDAKEIKELIQQKVDEIEKDQENNPDSGNQKVPHGCDPIEADDAMKDFINLGANEAHKEKNVSDMILELNADQKRIFDSVTNAINSGEILRLYVSGEGGTGKSFLIKTITCWLRQVKNKDSAVTAPTGIAAFNIDGLTLHRLLQLPVEHNRTPKYRELSDAALKVIRDNFKNVDLIIIDEISMVSNITLMYIHLRLTEIFDTTDVENGWFGKTNIIVFGDLLQLPPVREEPVFIKLSKEKVEKLIGSLSSIDLWGSLFKYDELTINMRQKNDVSYREMLSKIRLGCIDTESMQMLESRKIEITSSNIPDRIKELCDYISTLQTDIVCLMPTNRMCDVLNEAMLDRIPSKEIHLVAEDLIDKPSFKNRVTKILHRWEDDISQTAGLARVISIKIGSKVMLRRNIDVTIGLVNGTIGEVVSVSESLDGSTIKGVTIKLTNGMQYDIERVSVKFEVIDGVYVTRRQFPLCVSYAISFHKSQGLSLKYVVMDCANTIFSCGQIYVGLSRVTSLEGLHLINFDPYSIRANSMCISEYNRLRKLYRPDLDSIQIPNTRGPKTHDVVWAVPKGLTDVQMQDNVTCDRQENIFTGFLNVDGISCYANAVIQCSLFDIFSSIKHKSVGVLGTSIWKKAPGFIFGWVSHILQRGSTPVELATNLQARKCGLGLLGIPRKKKRA; this is encoded by the exons ATGGCGCAGGGTAGATTCGAAATGAAACGCGGAAGTATGACCCTTCAAGATGGGAGt CGCTTTGCAATAGCTGCATCCAGCGCTACATCAAAAGCTGCTTCTAGCGCTACACTAAAATTTGATTCTAGCGTTATTCTGAAAGCTGCTTTTAGCGCTGTACTAAAAGCTGCTTCGAGCGCTATACAAGGAGCTGTTACGT ACGAACGAAATCTTTTGCTCGTACCGAAAAAGTCTCACGTAACCAATTCGTGTCAAACACAGCAGACGATGCATCCTCATCTTAATGGTAATGATGCATTTTCTGCTATACCACCATTGACAGGACTAGGAGCGTTAACTAATCTGACTGAACTGGAATGTCCCGTTATAgcaaaagtagaaaaaacatGCTCCGGCCTCAGAAAATGTATACCTCTAGCAGTCACAACTTTGACGGAGAGTAAACGCGatgaaatgagagaaaaaaagttcgtTATTAATCGTCTGAATGATGGAAGTAAAACG GCGACATTGCCAATGGCTGCTGAATACCATGAGCGTTTGTCGGAAATTGCAAAAGATgctaaagaaataaaagaattaatccAACAGAAAGTAGATGAAATCGAAAAGGATCAAGAAAATAATCCAGATTCAGGTAACCAAAAGGTTCCACATGGGTGCGATCCAATCGAGGCTGATGATGCTATGaaagattttattaatttgggCGCGAATGAAGCtcataaggaaaaaaatgtttcagatATGATCCTAGAATTGAATGCAGATCAGAAACGCATATTCGACTCAGTAACCAATGCAATAAATTCTGGAGAAATACTCAGATTATATGTGAGCGGAGAGGGTGGAACAGGCAAAAGTTTCTTGATAAAAACCATAACGTGTTGGCTTAGACAAGTGAAAAACAAGGATTCGGCGGTAACTGCTCCCACTGGGATAGCTGCCTTTAACATTGACGGATTAACTTTACATAGATTGCTTCAGCTGCCCGTCGAACATAATCGTACACCGAAATATCGGGAGCTGTCGGATGCAGCTTTGAAAGTCATTAGGgataattttaaaaacgttGATCTGATAATTATTGACGAAATATCGATGGTCTCAAATATTACTTTAATGTACATTCATCTTAGATTGACTGAAATTTTTGACACCACTGACGTTGAAAATGGCTGGTTCGGGAAAACAAATATTATAGTTTTTGGTGATCTTCTACAATTGCCACCTGTTCGGGAGGAACCAGTGTTTATAAAGCTTTCAAAagaaaaggttgaaaaattaattggatCGTTGAGTAGCATCGATTTGTGGGGCAGTTTATTCAAGTACGATGAACTAACAATCAATATGCGTCAGAAAAATGACGTATCGTACCGAGAAATGCTTTCAAAAATCCGTTTGGGTTGCATAGATACCGAAAGTATGCAAATGTTAGAGTCGAGAAAGATTGAAATAACATCTTCGAATATTCCTGATAGAATTAAGGAGTTGTGCGATTATATAAGTACATTGCAAACGGACATAGTTTGTTTAATGCCTACAAATCGCATGTGTGATGTGTTGAACGAGGCAATGTTAGATCGGATCCCGTCAAAAGAAATCCACTTAGTTGCTGAAGATTTAATCGATAAACCATCGTTTAAAAATAGGGTTACGAAGATTTTACATCGGTGGGAGGATGACATAAGTCAAACTGCCGGGCTCGCTAGGGTGATTTCAATTAAAATCGGTTCCAAAGTTATGCTTCGACGTAATATCGATGTCACAATTGGTCTCGTTAATGGAACGATTGGCGAGGTAGTTTCGGTCTCTGAATCTTTGGATGGAAGTACAATTAAAGGAGTCACTATCAAACTCACAAATGGTATGCAATATGATATAGAGCGTGTAAGCGTTAAATTCGAAGTGATCGACGGTGTTTACGTAACGAGGAGACAATTTCCTTTGTGTGTTAGTTATGCTATTTCGTTTCATAAAAGTCAAGGATTAAGTCTAAAATATGTTGTTATGGATTGCGCGAACACTATATTTAGCTGTGGCCAAATTTATGTCGGTTTGTCGCGAGTTACATCTCTTGAAGGTTTACatctaataaatttcgatccaTATTCTATTCGTGCTAATTCTATGTGTATTAGTGAGTACAACCGATTgagaaaattgtatcgaccTGATCTAGACAGTATACAAATTCCCAATACTCGTGGACCTAAAACACACGATGTTGTTTGGGCCGTACCAAAAGGATTGACTGATGTGCAAATGCAAGATAACGTAACATGTGATCGgcaggaaaatatttttaccggATTTTTGAACGTTGATGGCATATCTTGTTATGCTAATGCCGTcattcaat